Proteins co-encoded in one Gossypium arboreum isolate Shixiya-1 chromosome 11, ASM2569848v2, whole genome shotgun sequence genomic window:
- the LOC108473396 gene encoding AAA-ATPase At1g43910-like: MQMYRVFLTLHSTSPFIFFSTQKDIGLGTMLKELPSLSTILSAYASFSAMAMLFRTILNEMLPERMQNYIASKIYDFTAAYLSSDFTFVIEDRWRAGYNQMFRAAEMYLPTIIGPSSDSILVGYDDSCDPTAPPKRSIPLDCRIKDDYDGMRLEWTLSSIDPKKFYVPPKRFFSLTCKKRDRERVEQRYFPFINKTAQEIINKSESLSIYTYDQECSLWEPTVFKHPATFETLAMDPHLKEFIMKDLDSFVERKEFFENVGRAWKRGYLLYGPPGTGKSSLVAAIANYMRYDVYDLQFQSVRNDSDLRRILTSTTNRSILLIEDIDCGTKVSHNRTKVKEKGEEEEEDDEDRDEIKRPFSIDPGVTLSGLLNFIDGLWSSCGNERIIIFTTNHKEKLDPALLRPGRMDVHIYMGYCSPAGFRKLAASYLGIKDDKRFGCIDDMIKSIEVTPAEVAQQLMISDEPEVALQGLIEFLNTKKDIEEAAVEEKENSIEEEEVTEEMEVERQNSMLAESETRCIYLT, translated from the exons ATGCAAATGTACCGAGTGTTCCTCACCCTTCACTCAACTTCTCCATTTATTTTTTTCTCAACACAGAAGGATATAGGATTGGGTACAATGTTGAAGGAGTTACCTTCTTTGTCTACTATTCTCTCCGCTTATGCCTCTTTTTCAGCCATGGCTATGTTATTCCGTACCATCTTAAATGAAATGCTCCCTGAAAGGATGCAAAACTACATCGCCTCTAAGATTTACGACTTCACAGCTGCTTACTTATCATCAGACTTCACCTTCGTAATTGAAGATCGATGGCGCGCCGGTTATAACCAAATGTTTCGAGCTGCGGAGATGTACTTGCCCACCATAATTGGACCCTCCAGCGACAGTATTCTCGTAGGTTACGATGACTCCTGTGATCCCACCGCACCACCAAAACGAAGCATCCCTCTAGATTGCAGGATCAAGGATGATTATGATGGCATGCGCTTGGAATGGACTTTATCTTCCATTGACCCAAAAAAGTTTTACGTCCCCCCTAAGAGATTCTTCAGCTTGACCTGCAAGAAAAGAGATAGAGAAAGAGTTGAGCAAAGGTACTTCCCTTTTATTAACAAGACTGCACAAGAAATTATAAACAAGAGTGAGAGCCTCAGTATTTACACATACGATCAAGAGTGCTCCCTGTGGGAGCCCACAGTTTTCAAGCACCCTGCAACATTTGAGACCCTGGCAATGGATCCCCACCTTAAGGAGTTCATAATGAAGGATCTTGACTCATTCGTGGAACGCAAGGAGTTCTTCGAGAACGTTGGCAGGGCTTGGAAACGAGGGTACCTTTTGTATGGTCCACCTGGGACAGGAAAATCATCACTAGTTGCTGCAATTGCGAATTACATGAGATATGATGTATATGATCTCCAGTTTCAAAGCGTTAGAAACGATTCCGATCTCAGACGCATACTCACATCCACCACGAACCGCTCCATTCTGCTTATTGAAGACATAGATTGTGGCACCAAAGTGTCACATAATCGAACCAAGGTCAAGGAAAAaggtgaagaagaagaagaagatgatgaagatAGAGATGAAATCAAACGTCCCTTCTCTATCGATCCAGGG GTAACACTGTCAGGCTTACTCAACTTCATTGATGGATTGTGGTCGAGCTGTGGGAACGAAAGAATCATAATCTTCACTACAAATCATAAAGAAAAGTTGGATCCAGCGCTGCTACGGCCAGGGCGAATGGATGTGCATATTTACATGGGATATTGTAGTCCAGCAGGATTCAGAAAACTTGCAGCTTCATATCTTGGGATCAAAGATGACAAACGGTTTGGATGCATTGATGATATGATTAAAAGCATTGAAGTGACTCCAGCTGAAGTGGCACAACAACTGATGATCAGTGATGAACCCGAAGTTGCACTCCAAGGTCTCATCGAATTTCTCAACACCAAGAAGGATATAGAGGAAGCTGCAGTTGAAGAGAAGGAAAATAGTATTGAAGAAGAGGAAGTAACAGAAGAAATGGAGGTTGAAAGACAAAATTCAATGCTTGCTGAGTCCGAAACAAGATGCATATATTTGACTTAG